From Medicago truncatula cultivar Jemalong A17 chromosome 7, MtrunA17r5.0-ANR, whole genome shotgun sequence, a single genomic window includes:
- the LOC11436832 gene encoding cytochrome c oxidase-assembly factor COX23, mitochondrial encodes MASKDSTPPYQSAARISDSQCFPQYTASLKCLEEFNTDKSKCQEHFDVYKECKKKEREARLERNKTRSLFS; translated from the exons ATGGCGTCGAAAGATTCAACACCACCGTATCAAAGCGCCGCGAGAATCTCCGACTCTCAATGTTTTCCTCAATACACCGCTTCTCTCAAAT GTTTAGAAGAATTTAATACGGATAAGAGTAAATGTCAAGAACATTTTGATGTTTACAAGGAGTGTAAGAAAAAGGAG AGGGAGGCAAGATTGGAACGTAATAAAACTCGGTCCTTATTCTCATGA
- the LOC11437863 gene encoding F-box/kelch-repeat protein At3g23880 gives MNLRPQKSQRPPNSMSLPTIFLPDELIVEVLSFLPVKTLMRLRSCCKSWNSLVSDPLFVKSHLQRSTQNPNFTLGRTLCRVDTSVLPISFDRFIESSCSTKPITLTNDPYYSLKDKDCSNVVGSYNGLICLLGYSFERRQMWFRFWNPATRTISDKLGHFRSIPYSYDLTFGYDNEKDTYKVVNLYRGAKVFSLGDNAWRNIQSFPVEDHQLSCDGVHLRGIVNYLAIRNYYSHSSYDCKDLTVEQFVIISLDLGTETYKYLLPPRGFVEVPFIKPSICLLMDCLCFSHVVKQTHLVIWKMTDYGVQESWTQLRRIDLQIIDYNLEKKFHSRWLPLHLSKNYDALVVANDSEELPVVYNLIDHSVKRTRIINGERWWHYIKNYSESLVLFH, from the coding sequence ATGAATCTCCGACCACAGAAGTCACAGCGTCCACCCAACTCCATGTCATTGCCGACAATATTCCTCCCTGACGAACTTATCGTAGAAGTGCTTTCTTTCCTTCCTGTTAAAACTCTTATGCGACTGAGGTCCTGCTGTAAATCGTGGAACTCCCTCGTATCCGATCCTTTATTCGTCAAGTCGCACCTTCAGCGTTCTACACAAAACCCGAACTTCACACTGGGAAGAACACTATGTAGAGTGGATACCAGTGTCCTACCCATCTCCTTTGATCGTTTCATAGAGAGTTCATGTTCTACCAAACCGATTACCCTTACCAACGATCCTTACTATAGTTTGAAGGATAAGGATTGCTCTAATGTTGTTGGTTCCTACAATGGATTGATATGTTTGCTCGGTTATTCTTTTGAGCGTAGACAGATGTGGTTCCGTTTTTGGAACCCTGCTACCAGGACAATATCAGATAAATTAGGGCATTTTCGTAGCATACCCTACAGTTATGATTTGACATTTGGTTATGATAATGAAAAAGATACTTATAAGGTAGTGAACTTATACCGAGGGGCGAAAGTTTTTAGTCTGGGCGATAATGCTTGGAGAAATATTCAAAGTTTTCCGGTGGAGGATCATCAACTAAGTTGTGATGGTGTGCATTTGCGAGGTATTGTTAATTACTTGGCAATTCGCAATTACTACTCTCATTCTTCGTATGATTGCAAGGATCTTACTGTTGAGCAATTTGTGATTATTTCTCTTGATTTGGGCACGGAGACATACAAATATTTGCTTCCCCCTCGAGGTTTTGTTGAAGTGCCATTTATTAAGCCATCTATTTGTCTGTTGATGGACTGCCTTTGTTTTTCTCATGTTGTCAAGCAAACTCATCTTGTTATATGGAAGATGACAGATTATGGAGTTCAAGAGTCTTGGACTCAATTACGTAGGATAGATCTTCAAATTATAGATTATAACTTGGAGAAAAAATTTCATTCTCGGTGGTTGCCATTGCACCTTTCTAAAAATTATGATGCACTCGTAGTAGCAAACGATTCTGAAGAACTGCCAGTTGTCTATAATTTGATAGATCATAGTGTAAAGAGAACTAGAATTATCAATGGTGAACGCTGGTGGCACTATATCAAGAACTATTCTGAAAGCTTGGTTTTGTTTCATTGA
- the LOC11427098 gene encoding F-box protein ETP2, with translation MSSPTIFLPDDLIVEVLSFLPVKTLMRLRSCCKSSNSLVSDPLFVKSHLQHSTQNPNFTLGRTLCIEDTSVLPISFDRFIESSCSSKPITLTNDPYYSLKDKDCSNVVGSYNGLICLLGYSFESREMWFRFWNPATRTISEKIGHFRSIPYSYDLTFGYDNSKDTYKVVNLYRGAKVFSLGDNAWRNI, from the coding sequence ATGTCATCGCCGACAATATTCCTCCCTGACGACCTTATCGTAGAAGTGCTTTCTTTCCTTCCTGTGAAAACTCTTATGCGACTAAGGTCCTGCTGTAAATCGTCAAACTCCCTCGTATCCGATCCTTTATTCGTCAAGTCGCACCTTCAGCATTCTACACAAAACCCAAACTTCACACTGGGAAGAACACTATGTATAGAGGATACCAGTGTCCTACCCATCTCCTTTGATCGTTTCATAGAGAGTTCATGTTCGTCTAAACCGATTACCCTTACCAACGATCCTTACTATAGTTTGAAGGATAAGGATTGCTCTAATGTTGTTGGTTCCTACAATGGATTGATATGTTTGCTCGGTTATTCTTTTGAGTCTAGAGAGATGTGGTTCCGTTTTTGGAACCCTGCTACCAGGACAATATCAGAAAAAATAGGCCATTTTCGTAGCATACCCTACAGTTATGATTTGACATTTGGTTATGATAATTCCAAAGACACTTATAAGGTAGTGAACTTATACCGAGGGGCGAAAGTTTTTAGTCTGGGCGATAATGCTTGGAGAAATATTTAA
- the LOC25499938 gene encoding elongator complex protein 6 isoform X2, with protein MVNSCLLKTLLIQALLSFFTISSNALSLLTLLHLLSSSHSLILSPTTIAFSEKLAVTWLLKEIIINSFSLTCLCCSFKVRKSDEGKPNHNGFAAVFEKIESVIKALPQDNMKFATIMIDDISFLQVAANGSSNDVLDFLHYCYTLTSEYGCAFIALDHKDIYLNEEKPAIILEMEYLADILVKAEPLATGLAKDVHGQLMVLHKQTQHGIAPVKIHNFHYKIKENSIECFYPGTKI; from the exons aTGGTCAATTCGTGCTTGTTGAAGACACTGTTGATACAAGCGCTGCTTTCGTTCTTCACCATATCTTCAAACGCTCTTTCTCTTCTCACCCTTCTTCATCTGTTATCTTCCTCGCACTCTCTCATCCTTTCTCCCACTACGATCGCGTTCTCAGAAAAATt GGCTGTAACTTGGCTGCTCAAAGagataataataaattcttTTTCATTGACATGCTTATGTTGCAGTTTCAAGGTGAGAAAATCAG ATGAAGGGAAACCCAATCACAACGGTTTTGCTGCTGTATTTGAGAAAATAGAAAGCGTGATCAAGGCACTACCTCAAGACAACATGAAATTTGCCACTATAATGATAGATGATATCTCTTTTCTTCAAGTTGCTGCTAATGGCTCTTCAAATGATGTTTTAGACTTCCTGCACTATTGCTATACACTAACGTCAGAATAT GGTTGTGCATTCATTGCACTTGACCATAAGGATATTTATTTGAATGAAGAGAAGCCAGCTATTATCTTAGAGATGGAGTACCTTGCTGACATTTTGGTCAAGGCTGAACCATTGGCCACTGGTTTGGCAAAAGACGTGCATGGACAG TTGATGGTGttgcataaacaaacacaacatgGAATTGCACCTGTGAAGATTCACAATTTTCATTACAAGATCAAGGAAAATAGCATCGAGTGTTTTTATCCTGGCACAAAAATCTAA
- the LOC112416264 gene encoding protein MAINTENANCE OF MERISTEMS-like, whose product MADGYAGMRNYSWGAMTLAYLYGELTDACRPGHRALGGSVTLLTAWFLAHFPGFFSVDLNTDYLENYPVAARWKLQKGHGEGITYRSLLDRIQLDDVCWRSYEEHREIQDFEEVFWYS is encoded by the exons atggcggacggctacgcagggatgcgtaattattcctggggagCTATGACCCTCGCCTACCTATACGGCGAGTTGACGGATGCATGTAGGCCTGGACACAGAGCGCTTGGggggagcgtgacactgctcact gcatggtttttggcgcattttccagGGTTTTTCAGTGTTGATCTCAACACTGACTACCTGGAAAACTATCCGGTtgcagcgaggtggaagctccagaagggtcatggggaggggatcacgtatcggtcactgctCGATCGTATACAGTTAGATGATGTATGCTGGCGGTCGTACGAGGAGCACAGAGAGATCCAGGACTtcgaggaggttttctggtattcttga
- the LOC25499938 gene encoding elongator complex protein 6 isoform X1: MEQKELNLLNESLGFNNNNNNLYGQFVLVEDTVDTSAAFVLHHIFKRSFSSHPSSSVIFLALSHPFSHYDRVLRKIGCNLAAQRDNNKFFFIDMLMLQFQDEGKPNHNGFAAVFEKIESVIKALPQDNMKFATIMIDDISFLQVAANGSSNDVLDFLHYCYTLTSEYGCAFIALDHKDIYLNEEKPAIILEMEYLADILVKAEPLATGLAKDVHGQLMVLHKQTQHGIAPVKIHNFHYKIKENSIECFYPGTKI; this comes from the exons ATGGAACAGAAAGAATTGAACCTTCTGAATGAATCATTAGggtttaacaacaacaacaacaacctctaTGGTCAATTCGTGCTTGTTGAAGACACTGTTGATACAAGCGCTGCTTTCGTTCTTCACCATATCTTCAAACGCTCTTTCTCTTCTCACCCTTCTTCATCTGTTATCTTCCTCGCACTCTCTCATCCTTTCTCCCACTACGATCGCGTTCTCAGAAAAATt GGCTGTAACTTGGCTGCTCAAAGagataataataaattcttTTTCATTGACATGCTTATGTTGCAGTTTCAAG ATGAAGGGAAACCCAATCACAACGGTTTTGCTGCTGTATTTGAGAAAATAGAAAGCGTGATCAAGGCACTACCTCAAGACAACATGAAATTTGCCACTATAATGATAGATGATATCTCTTTTCTTCAAGTTGCTGCTAATGGCTCTTCAAATGATGTTTTAGACTTCCTGCACTATTGCTATACACTAACGTCAGAATAT GGTTGTGCATTCATTGCACTTGACCATAAGGATATTTATTTGAATGAAGAGAAGCCAGCTATTATCTTAGAGATGGAGTACCTTGCTGACATTTTGGTCAAGGCTGAACCATTGGCCACTGGTTTGGCAAAAGACGTGCATGGACAG TTGATGGTGttgcataaacaaacacaacatgGAATTGCACCTGTGAAGATTCACAATTTTCATTACAAGATCAAGGAAAATAGCATCGAGTGTTTTTATCCTGGCACAAAAATCTAA
- the LOC11437542 gene encoding F-box/kelch-repeat protein At3g23880, which produces MNLRPRKSQRPPNSMSSPTIFLPDELIVEVLSFLPVKTLMRLRSCCKSWNSLVSNPLFVKSHLQRSTQNPNFTLGRTLCRVDTSVLPISFDRFIESSCSSKPITLTNDPYYSLKDKDCSNVVGSYNGLICLLGYSFKSDEMWFRFWNPATRTISDKLGHFCSIPYSYDLTFGYDNEKDTYKVVNLYRGAKIFSLGDNTWRNIQSFPVEDHQLSCDGVHLRGIVNYLAIRNYYSHSSYDCKDLTVEQFVIISLDLGTETYKYLLPPRGFVEVPFIKPSICLLMDCLCFSHVVKKTHLVIWKMTDYGVQESWTQLRRIDLQIIDYNLEKKFHSRWLPLHLSKNYDALVLANDSEELPVVYNLIDHSVKRTRIINGERWWHYIKNYSESLVLCE; this is translated from the coding sequence ATGAATCTCCGACCACGGAAGTCGCAACGTCCGCCCAACTCCATGTCATCGCCGACAATATTCCTCCCTGACGAACTTATCGTAGAAGTGCTTTCTTTCCTTCCTGTGAAAACTCTTATGCGACTGAGGTCCTGCTGTAAATCGTGGAACTCCCTCGTATCCAATCCTTTATTCGTCAAGTCGCACCTTCAGCGTTCTACACAAAACCCGAACTTCACACTGGGAAGAACACTATGTAGAGTGGATACCAGTGTCCTACCCATCTCCTTTGATCGTTTCATAGAGAGTTCATGTTCGTCCAAACCGATTACCCTTACCAACGATCCTTACTATAGTTTGAAGGATAAGGATTGCTCTAATGTTGTTGGTTCCTACAATGGATTGATATGTTTGCTCGGTTATTCTTTTAAGTCTGACGAGATGTGGTTCCGGTTCTGGAACCCTGCTACCAGGACAATATCAGATAAATTAGGGCATTTTTGTAGCATACCCTACAGTTATGATTTGACATTTGGTTATGATAATGAAAAAGACACTTATAAGGTAGTGAACTTATACCGAGGGGCGAAAATTTTTAGTCTGGGCGATAACACTTGGAGAAATATTCAAAGTTTTCCCGTGGAGGATCATCAGCTAAGCTGTGATGGTGTGCATTTGCGAGGTATTGTTAATTACTTGGCAATTCGCAATTACTACTCTCATTCTTCGTATGATTGCAAGGATCTTACTGTTGAGCAATTTGTGATTATTTCACTTGATTTGGGCACGGAGACATACAAATATTTGCTTCCCCCTCGAGGTTTTGTTGAAGTGCCATTTATTAAGCCATCTATTTGTCTGTTGATGGACTGCCTTTGTTTTTCTCATGTTGTTAAGAAAACTCATCTTGTTATATGGAAGATGACAGATTATGGAGTTCAAGAGTCTTGGACTCAATTACGTAGGATAGATCTTCAAATTATAGATTATAACTTGGAGAAAAAATTTCATTCTCGGTGGTTGCCATTGCACCTTTCTAAAAATTATGATGCACTCGTATTAGCAAACGATTCTGAAGAACTGCCGGTTGTCTATAATTTGATAGATCATAGTGTAAAGAGAACTAGAATTATCAATGGTGAACGCTGGTGGCACTATATCAAGAACTATTCTGAAAGCTTGGTTTTATGTGAATGA